The Microcystis panniformis FACHB-1757 region TGCGAGTTTCTGTCCGGCCGCATCGCGAGCGTTATTACTCCCCCCCCAAACCATGTACAGGGCGCTCGATGGGGCGATTCCCCCGTACTCGTTTGAAATAGGGCAAATTGGTTTAGTAAGCTGGGCGGAGTCGGCGGGGTGGTTCCCAGAGGCCCAGTTCTTGCGCCCCCGAATGCGAAATTCGTCCCTCCCTCTAGGTACGGAGATGCGCTAACCCCCAGACGGGCTGCCAAGGTTTCCACCCAGGTCGGCCCATTGGTCAAGCGACCGCTTTGGTACGCTAGGGAAGGCATCAAACCACCGAAGGGAACGGGTTGATAGTTCGGGTAGGTGGCGATGGCCACGTTACCGCTATCGGTCAAACTGTCCCCGAAGGCGAAGAGATTACTAAAGGTACTGGCCGAGGCGCTCACCGGAATTGTCGCGAGGGCTAGACCGAGAGAAAGGGCGGGTAGTTTCGAGAGAAGCATGGGGATTTTATCCTGTGGAAAAGCGTTTAAAAGATAATTATTCTAGGACTTAGGCATTGACAGGATCGACCAAATATGGGGTATGGGTTTCGGGCATTTTAACGTGCTTTTTTGATGATTTTTAAGTGATCGCTATTGATCAGAAGTTAATCGCTAAAAGTCTGAAACGACGGATTTTCGTTCATATACATCATGGTGAAATTGTACAGTGCGTAAGTCCTATATTCTTCAAATTGAATACCGAATTCACAGTTCGATAAACAAGGGATAGTTTCTTGGTTTTGTTGGGTATCGATGAGAGTCAGGCTTTTCACTTTCCCACCCAGGGCGATATCGATACCAGGGACGCGAACAATACTGGCAAGGGTAACATGGATGCGAGATAAGGGATTCGGAGTTTGGTTTATTTTAATAAACGCTCTCGCCTGGCAGGTATTATTAGGAGCGCGAAAGGTTTTCACGGTAATCAGTCGGTTGATGCCATTATTTTTGAGTCCATTGATTTCTAGGATCACTTGATTTCCCGATACAGACTGACTCGCAATACCGAAAGCTGGCTGTTCCATTTCGAGCAGATTTTCCGTCTTTTTGTTTTCCAGTTTCCAGTAGGGATACACGGGATTACTGCCTTGCGGAGAACAATCTGGGGCGAGGCGAATCCCGTAGTGAACCTGGTTGCCATTATCACTTTTAGAGATATAAAAAATACTGGGGTATTCTTGGGCAGTTAGAGAGGGACAAAGGGAAAGAATAAAAGCAGAAATCAAATACAGAGTGACTACATTATGTTTCTTTTTCATGGCGATCATTGATGAGAAGTTAAATGAATTTGATAACCGTAATATACAATACTGGGAATCAGTAAAATGCCCCAGGTTAGCACATCACTATTGATCCCGAAAATATAAGTAACAATGTTGGGAATAATATGGGGGAATACGATTCCAAAAATTACCAGAAAAATTGCAATTGCGATCAGAAAGATTCTTCTAAAATCTTCTGGGCGATTCTGATAATTTTTCCAAGCCAATAAAGAACCGTACACTGGATAGATCAAAAAGGCGAATAAATCCAAGCTTCCGATTAGATAATCATTGCCAAAAACTAAATTTAAGGTGAGTAAATTATAATAGTATCGCAGAGGTATCCATAACATAAATACTAGGAAAGAAATTGTTAGTAATTTAAGGTATCGGTGATAATCTCGAATGTCCGATCTTTCATAAATTACAAGCATTGGCCAAAAGATTAAGCTAACGCTAGTTATAATAAAAAAGGAGAGAATATAAAATATTCTACTTGTGGAAAATACATTATTTTGTTTTTTCCAAGTAGAAAATGATAGACCTTTTTTCATGAATGTGTAGTATCCTTGTTTTTGTTCTGGAGACAGATTTGTTTGGCGATCTCGAAAATTAATTAGAGCTTTTCCAAGGTTTTCTTTGCTGATGGTTAATTGGTTTCCGTTAATAATGCGATCAACATCGATAATGTTATCGGGTATTTGTTGAATTTGTTTGATCGCCGTTCGAGAAAGTTCAATCGTAGATTGCGCTTGATTGTTGAGTTCTAACAACATCATGTTATTAGAAGTAGTTTCAACAAATGTCAGAATAGCTGAAATAACAATCATGATACAGCAGTTTCTAAAAAAACTTGATCGTCGTCGAATCAAAGCACTAGCTTGATAAAGATTAACTAGAACAACACCAAAAGCCAAAAGTGAAAAAAGGATGAGATGAGGATATAGCTGACAATAGAAGATCCATCGGTCATTTTCACGAAACTCTAAGTATATACTAGCAGGGAAAATGATTACAGGGATGCCAAAAACTAAGGCTTTGAATAGGAAAGATAAAAATCGGTTCATAGTTTCTCCGTTTGCTGATTTATTCAGCAATCAAAATTATTTGTCTTGGTAGTTGAAAAACAGATAAATGGCTAGTCCCGTCAATATGGGGACAAGTATCCATGTTCCGATGTTAGGAGTATTTAAAAAGAAGGTTCGATCGAGTATATCGGTTAGTCCATAGCCAATCCACAGAGAAACACCGATCGACACAATTGTTATTGTTATAATAAGCATTCTATATTTATGTTGTTGTCGAATCGTTTGACAAAGAGTAAAGACAAATAAAATGGAAATCACTAAATACACAAAAGGTTCTAACGGTTTCATCCACTGTAAACCAGTGTAACCAAAAAGTATATTCTTGGTTTTTACGACATAATAAAGTCTAAAAGGAATCCAAAAGACGACCATTACTTGAGCAAATACTAAATACTCAAAATATCTACTTTGATTATAAAATTTTCTGAAATCTTGATTTTGTACCCACAGAACGAAAAATGATAAACCTGTAAAAGTGATCGCCCAAAAAGTATAACCGTACAACACGCGGCTCAGAGAAGACCAGTTTTTTTGTTCTTTCCAAGTTGTCAAATAATCTAAACCAATTTCCATAAGTTGATGAAAGCCTTTTGCCTGCTCTTCCGGGATCTGATCATCCTTTTTAATCGCAATATAGTTAGACAAGGATTCTTCAAGGACTGCCTTACTGATCACGATGTGGTCTTTCTGAAAAATCTTTTGCGTATCTAGAATATCTTTCGGTATTTTTTGAATATCGGCGATCGTGTTTTTGTTAAAAGTTGATAGATCGATACTTGCTTGAGCCGTTTTATTAAGCTCTAATAGAAACATATTGGAACCACTCATCTCTATCACAAGAAGTACGACAGAGATAGCTAACATTGCTAATATGCCTAATTGTAGACCCCGGGCTGATCTGTTGATAATTTGGGTAAAACCTTTATAAACAAGCCATAGAGCCGCCCAAAACATAAAAAGAGGATAGAGGATAATATGAGGATATAGCTTCGCGTAGAATATAGCTTTATCCCAACCAAATTCATAAAGGAGGCTGAGAGGTAAACCCAAGACTCCTACTATTCCCCCTATAATTAGGAGAATACGCCATATAAGAGACAATTCGGACTCGGATAAAAACTCTTTCCAGGTGGCTAAGGGAACTGCGGGGTTAGGAACGATAACGGGTAGCCAATGTCCTCCAGGAAATTTCTCTGGTTTATCATAGGTTTTTTGCAGATGTTGTCGTGCGTTACCCACCGAGACAAATAAAGATTTGTTTCGGGAGAAGGAATCGAGGAAATATTTCAGGAAATCGATCGCCATCTGATTATCAATTTCCTCTTTCATCACGATACTTTGCGGTAAGCGTAACTCTGCCAATTGAGCGGCAATTCCCAAGCCATCACAAGAGTTAAAAATCGCTAGATACAGTCCGTTTTGTATAGCAACTTCCAACTGTTCTTTTATATCATCAATAGTGATGCTCTCCCGCTCATTGAGATGCAAAACTCCTTTCCCTTCATCATTCGTTTCACTATGGCCGGCATAAAAGATAATATTCCAGCCTTTAGGTTCAGCTAATACGTTTTTTAATTCATCTAAGGTTGGCTGTTCTAAAGATTTTAGTGTCGCACCATGTTCTCGGACTCTGTCCAGTAATTTTGAGTCCTCATCAAGGCTAATATTTTCATCGGAACCTAATATCACCAAGATACGAACTTGGGGATGTTGTCTAATCTTTCCCCATTTTTCAGGGGGTTCATATTCTGGGGGTCCGATAGCGATTTCCGCTTGAGGGTAGTGTTGAGATAATAAATCCCAAGCTTGCCAAGGAAGTTGTTTTAACAGAAGATCATCGGTTTGAATAGTAACTTGAATTTCGGCTTCTGATTTCTTCAGGTCTTGAGTTAGCCAATTCCGAACCTTTTGCCAGTCTTCCCCGAATTAAGCCAGTTGTTCAATTCGGTGGTTAAGTTTTCATAAGATTCCCAACAATTATTGTACGAACTATTGTTATCTGAATCATCAAAGGGTAAATCATCATCATCGTCTTCATTCTCAATGATATTCTGGTTATTTTCAGCAGCCTGTGTTCTTCTACCATTATTGACTATTAGTTGGAAATCCTGTTGCCATTGCTGAAGAGAGTCCCTTAGTGTATCTGGATAAAATGGAACAGAAAGTCTTCTACGACTTCTGGATGAGTTAGAATCATCGCTGATTCTGATCTCGATCAAAAAGACTGCATATCTTGTGTAACTATATTAAATTCAACTTCCTGCGGCATAATTTTTTTCCTACTGTTTTGTAATCGCTCATCGCCAATTCAAAAAAAAGCTCTAAATCAATTACTGGGAAAGCTTTCCGAATAAGTTTTTCCGTTACAAGTTATTTTGATTTCATAGAGTTTACCATTTTGTTTGGCAAGTTCTAGTTTTTCCAGATCAAAAATAGGAGTAATTCTTCGGCAGTTATCCCCTTGTTTTGCGGTCGCCGAGGTTAACATTTTGCCAGAGGGAGCTAGTAAGGCGAATTCCAACCCAGAAGGTAAACTTCTAATATTTCCGACAGGAATTAACTCAAAAGACACCTTAACTTTATTTTGTTCATTCTCCTGTTGCCAGATGTCAACCATCAAAGCAAAGTCCCGTCCATCTATGCTAATTAACTTTCCTTTATTTAACAGCATTGCCGAGGAATCAAGAGATGACTGACTGATCCTTCGAGATCTTCCACTTCGTCCACTGGCTGTTAAGACTTTTTCTGATTCTAGCCAATCAGAAGCTAAAAGTTTTTCGATTCGTATAATTTGTTCAATTCGTTGTTGAAGCGAAATAGAATCGAATACATCTATCAAATCTTCCAAGGGTTGTAATTGCTCAAGGGAAACTTGTTCCGCTTCCACTTTTTTGACAAAACCTAATATATTTGCCATTTTCTCTTTTTCGTCGATCTCTACTATGACGTAGGCGATTCTGTCTTCCCAAACCTCCGGGGGAACATAACAAACCTTTTCCCCCGGCTGGATAGGACGACATTCTAACTTCCCTAACCCCTTGATCTCTAAATCCGCTACATCCATGAGGATTCGAGCGCTACTGTCCCAGCTATCACTATTCTCAAAATCCGTCTCTACACTCAATAAATTACAACAATAAAAACCAACGGCACGGACGGCTAAGGTATTGAGCAAAACCTGACGAGCTTTGGCAGTATTTTTCTGTTGTCCGCTAAACTCTCTAGCAAAGTTAAAATCCGACATTCCCAAAGGAACAGGAAAAGTTAATTGTTCGTTTTCGACGCTCATGGTAAGAATCTCCTCTGCTTTAATTTGTTTTGACTATTTACATTCAAATGTCAAGATAGTCTCGAAAGATTTGCTTAAACCTTTGAATACTGCGCTGATAAAATGATGAGAGAACTGAAACTTTTATATTCCATTGTTCGGATAAGTCATTCCACGATCGCCCATCGATTCTGCCAAGTGCGATCGCCTGAAAATTCGCCTCCTCATTATTTCTAATGTGAGCTTCCCTGAATTGTCCAGTCGGGTCTTGTTCAATTAGTTTTCTGAGTTTTTCATATTCTCGATGACGAGGATGAGCGGTTTCGGGTTGTTCTATGAGGTCGAGGAGAGTCTTACTAGACGGATCATCATTTTGAGATACAGGTTCATCAAGAGATTGTTGCTGAATTTTATATGTTTTTGGCAATACAAGGTTGGCATAAATTATTTGCCAAAGTAGCAGTAGTCCAAGGTTTTCTCCTCCTTTGAAAAAAGCTAACATACAAATTTTTAACGCTTTCATCTTTTTATTGCGACGAATATTTAAATACTTGGCGCAGATGTCACAAAAGCGAAAGCCGAGTGTTTTCCGAAACCAACGTAAAATATGGCCTTCGTTGGGATCATATCTGTCAATTTGTTGTTCATACAAGAGGCACCAGGTTTCCTGGATAGCTTCGTCCTGTAGTTCCCTATAGATAGGATAGGGTAAGTCAAAGTAGTTTCTACAACTCGGCTGGGATTGCTGGATCACGTTCGTTAGCTTGGTTAAGTATTTCAGCCTATCCTTACTGCCTTTAGGATAACTTTTCGCCTCTAGTGCTAATTCATCCACTATCCTCTCTAGATCATCCATCGATTTTCTCCTTCCTTGCGAGATAGCTCCCTATATCTAATCGGCAGTCGTCTCCCAATTTACGCGGGAAAGTAGGATCGAGTCCATTTTTTTAAGAATTTTATCCGGTGGAGAGGTCGAAGAATTAGCGTTTAGCTGGCTGAAGTCTTTACCCTGTAGGATTTCTGGGCGCTTGTTCTCCTGGGGAGGCAGGGGGACGGAAGAGCGATTTCAAGGCGGGGAGGATTGAAGGGTAGAGAGCAGAGGTGTGGAATCCTGTAACAAAACTTCGCAAAACCAGCCTTTTATCGGGCGAAACCAGGTTCCTGATGGAGAAGGGGGTTATTGATTAGCCCGTATTGGGATGATCGGGCTGTATTGATTTCATCTTCATCATCCATGATTTCTATGATATGTTGCCCGAACCAGACAAATCCAAAGAACTGAAATACAATGATAAAAAATAAGGCAATGGTATTTTCGTTACATTGATTTTGTAGGTAAGTTACCAATAAATCCCATGCCGAACCCCCTGAATTAGAGGAGTTTGCTTTAGAAAGCTCCAGCAAGGAGCTTATAAGCTGTAAAAACTCTATACATAAGGGAGTAAAAAAACGCCAAAATGCTCCCCACAATAAACCATACAATATCACATACCATTGTTTGATATGAAATTTTGTGCGAAAGTAATCGAGTTCTTTATTAGCTCTGAAAGCCCAATAAATTCGCAAAGCATTGATCGCAAAAATTGGAATAAAAAGAATTGGAAAAAACTTTTTAAATGCCTGTCCTTTTTCAAACTCTTTTTCTTGAGTGCGCTTGACGATACGACCAAGATGCTCTAGCTGAATGCGAATATCTTTGATATTTTTATAGGGCATAGAATTGTAACTCATGATAATCTCTCCTAAAAAAAATTGACAACTGGTGAAGTCTCCAAGACAACAAACTTAATATCGAGATGAACTCTTGACAGAGAAGTGATTGTTCTGTTTGTTCAACTCTTTTTGTAACTCGTCCCGAATAATCGATGACCATTGGGTGCTGTTAGACTTAACTTCGAGCAGATACTTTAAAGTCAACCGTCTTAATTTGGGGTCTGTCGGATTCAAGTTTAACTCTGTGTAATGACCCAACACCAAGCAATTCAAGGATTTCATCCTGTCTTTACTTTTTGCAATAGTTCTTCCGAACTTGAGGTGATGAATGAGTTTGTTTAATAAAGGTCTTTTTTGTTCACCTTTATTATCGATCCTGTAATCACAAACTTTATCGAGTAAATTGTCAAGATAGTGCATTCCTTTGAGTAGGCGATCAAAAGGCTCGTGAATTTTTTCAAAGAGATCGTGAGCTTCTGGATTGAGCATAATATCTCTTAATCGATCCACGCCTTCCTTAATATCGTTTACAGCCCGATCTAAATTTGAGAGTAGGACGGAAATATAATTTTCTCCATGTAACCACTGTTGTAGGGGAGGATACTCGCAAATGCCGGTCTCGTGTACATTTTCTATCAGCAAGAATAGGAGATTACGTTGATACTCTTCTTGGGATACTGTTTCAATTTTCGGCTTCACAAGAGAGAGGCTATCGACAAAAGCAGGATATTCTAATTGTCCTGTTTCTCTAACATCCTCTAGAACCAACTGTAAAAGCAATAACTCATAGGATAGATGGCTTGTGCGAGATTTTATTTTAGAAGAGGGCTTCAACCTGTTCACCAAAGCATCGAAGAACTCGACGGGAGATCGAGAACGAGGCTCAAAAATAGTCATAAATTCCCCTTAGATAATGAATTGGATCACGAATTGTGATACGGGAGATTGCCAGATAAGCTTGTTAACTATCTTGATGATCGCTATTGTTTTTACCCTGCTTGTTTCTCAATCCATCGCCCACGGCATGGAAAAATTCTTCCTGTGCATTATGGAGAGAGCGATCAAATGTATCTGCAACAGAAGGCAAACGGCGATGTATCATTGTTAATGTGACAGCCATCGCTGTGGTGATTACACTTATACCGAGGCCGATTAGAGAAAATCCAAGAGAACCTAAATTACCCGATAGTAATCTTTCATTAAAACTCGTTATCGCTATTTCAACGATTTTAACTCCCGAACGAATATTTCCCTGCTCTGTAAACTCGCTTGCATACAATTTAGGTTGGAACTGTTGAAGATAGACAATCGGTTTCCCTGCCTCGTCAATGTTTGATTTTGTTTGATTTAATGCTTTTTGTGCTTTAGCTATCTCTTCTTTACTTTCATGCTCTAATCTTAGAGATCGAGGGCAAAGAGGAAGTTGTGCCGTTGGTTGATTGTCCCAATAACTAGGCTTCACTCCAAAGGGACCGTTTAACTTACGATAGAAGGCATCACGACCGGGACTTGACTTTGGTAAGGACTGCCATTCTTTGAATTGTTCGTCACATTTTTGGATTAATTTCTGAGCATCTTTTACTTTAGCTTCCGCCGTTTTAAGATTGCGTTCGTATTTGGGCAAAACGTTTTCTTTGACAATTTTGTCTGCATGATATTCGGCTAGATAGGATCCATTGGTAACAATATCTGAACCATACCCAGAAATCAAGGTTAACAGAGCGCTCATGGCTACCCATCCAAAGGTCGCACCTCCTGCCAGTCGTTGATGTTTGTGACATCCAACCGCGGCAATTTCGGCTGTTTTGTTGCTAAATGTTTGAGCGATAACAGTAATTAATGCCGCAAAAAAGAAACCTAAAGGGCCTCCACCAACTGATAGGTAGGCTAAAGGAACAGCCGTTAAGGTATCCCAAATATTGGAGACGGATTGCACTGCCGCAACAGCCTTAGCCCGCATCACAAGCTGAGGATTAACCTTTACACGACCGTAGAGGCTGTTAGGTGGAACTATCAACAGATAACGTAAGCAAAACGAAATGTTTTTAGATAAGGAAGGCTCTTCAGAAATCACTATTTTCTTTTCCTTTGCCTTAGCAACAATGTCTTTGTATCGGGGATCATGTTCGATCCATTCTATAAATTTTTCGGGATTTTTATAAGAATATTCTAAAAAATCCTGCCATTTTTTATCTGAAGAGGAATTCGGATAGTTTTGAGCTTCTGGAACATTATGGGTAGTCGTCATTGAATAAATCTCCTTGTTTCAGCCGCTGAATTTACATTGTTGATGAGTCGCTGTAGGCCCGTAGGGTGTTAGGAGTGTTCGGGCGATCGAACCGAATTTTTACCGAATTTCCTACCGCCCTACTCTCCTAAAAATTAATCTGACTTATTACGGGCGACTACGCAAACAAATCTTAAGAAACCATGAAGTCTTCTTCGGTAGGAAGATTGTAACTAGCAACTTGGGTTCAGTACCTAGGCTCAATTCATTACATCTGAGTCCGGAGTGCGAGGTAAACCTTGACTCTCTTGGACATTGGGTGAAAAATGTTCACCATTTTACATTCTGGGCGCAAACCTTGTCGGGCGCAAGCCTTGCGACCCTACAGGGGGCCGGGTGTTGGTGGTGGGGGCGTAGGCCCTACGTCCTTTCTTCGATCGGATTCGCCGATCACGATAACGCCAAGAGAGCCTAAACCTTAACCCTTGTTAGATATTGCTTAATTTCCTCCTCTCAACCACACACCAGCCATCCCCAGGGCAACATAGACGAATCCAGCACCAATCAAAGGAGGGTTCGCATTGAATAGCCCGATGGCAATTAACACAACCCCAAATAAAAATAAAAATGGACCGAAGAGAAACAAGAGGAACCAAGAAAGGAAGAGGCCAGCAATCAGATACACTACCTGTTGCCCAAAATTTTGTTGCCCGTTATTGCTAGGTTGAGTGCTTGTCGATTGGGCGAGGAGAGGACTATTGAGCGAGTCAGGCTTCATACTAGGACTAGAACCTTTTGCGAGGGCGATGTAGGAGTTTGATGAAGAGGGGAAACGAAAATTTGCATCCACTACCGAGGCTTGTACAGATTGATACTCTAGGGAGATTAGCAAGGAAATAACGACCATTAGCCAAAACAATTTTTGGGGCATGGTTTTTCGCTGAACTTTGAATAAGGCTTGAATTTTTTGTGCGTTCATAGAATTCCTCTGTGGGTAAGGACAACGGAATTTTCGATGGATAATTAGGACGAGCATTCACCAATACGAGAAGAGAGATCGAGCTAGATACTGGCTTCGATTAATCTTCTCTGATGTATTAGTAAAATGGTTTATAGTACGGTTCTTTGTGGTACGCTTATAGTCTCGCAAGGGGTTCGGAGTGTTCGGGCGATCGAACCGAATTTTTACCGAATTTCCTACCGCCCTACTCTCCTATCTGACCTGTGACCCGCGATTACGCAAACAAACCTTAAGATCATGAAGTCTTTTTCGGTAGGCCGATTTACAATTGAATCAATCCCTGACGCTCGATAACAACTCCCAAAGAAATAGTCATGGCTTGATATAGATCTCCAAAGTTACCGATCGAATGAGTCGAGGTAGCGTATCGACTAATCGAAGACAGTTGGGAACTAGCCGAACTCCCTACACCGATCACTGACAAACAAAGATTAGAGTTCAGAAAATAACTCAGATCTTGTAACCTAGTATTCGAGTTATTATCACCCCCGTCCGTGATAGCGAGGACAAGTTTTAAATATTGATAGGGAAGATAGCTGTCCATTGCTACCAACTCGGAAGAAGCGATTTTAATCGCATCGTATAGAGCGGTACTGCCACCATCATTTCGTAGGTTATTAACCCACTGACATAGGGCGGCTACATGACTTTCGTTGTCCATTTTAACCACATTTAAAGGCTGAGGCGGTCCGAAAATATTTCGACGATCTTTAAAAGCGGTAACGGATACAAAATCGGAAGGTAAACCGGGTAAAGATCGACCTCGTAGATGAGTGGCGACCAGAAATTTGATTAGTTGATCCTTGGCAATCGCAAAATCTCGATTGGAAATGGAGGCCGTACAATCGACGGTAACTCCTAGTAACCAAGGGACGGGAATTTGGAAAGCTTGTACTTCTCTATGGTATAACTGCATGGGGTAAGCCTCTACTCGTTTTTTCTTTTGCCAATGGACACCTATGGTGGAAGATTTTCAGAAAAAAGGAACTTTGAACTTTGAATCTCCCTTGTTTTTCTATCGTTAGTTTTCATGAGAATTATGCAAAATTGATCATAAAGTTTTGTAAAAAATTGACACGAACCTCTGAGAAACGATAGTTCACGGCCGAATGGGTCTTTCCGCTACGGGGAGTGAGCGGTAAGCATTTAGCCACGAATTCTCTAGGAACAAGGAAAATCGGTAATGATTCGGTAGTAGTGGCGTAGCCCTCTTGCTTACCTGGTATGAATTGTGTAAAATATTTATTAATAAAAATAATTGGAACCCGCTCAGTCTTTAAACCTCTAGCTTGCTCATGACTTTTCTGATAAATATCTTTTTCTGGCTCCTGTCTGGCTTACTCAAATATCAGTCTAGCACCGAACAAAGTACCCCCCCTAGTTCACCTCTATTCCCTTGTCCTAAATGTGGTTCTTATCATACCATCAAAAATGGTTCTACACATAATGGCAAGCCGAAACGTCAGTGTAAAGATTGCGGTCGTCAGTTTGTGATCAATCCCACTAATAAAACCGTCTCTGACGAAACCAAACAATTAATTGATAAACTCCTGCTCGAACGAATTTCCTGACGAGGAATTGCTAGAGTAACAGGGGTAAGTTGGTCATGGTAACAAAATTATGTCAACAATAAACTGGCGGCTGTCCCCCGTTAAATAAAGGTT contains the following coding sequences:
- a CDS encoding SGNH/GDSL hydrolase family protein, with translation MLLSKLPALSLGLALATIPVSASASTFSNLFAFGDSLTDSGNVAIATYPNYQPVPFGGLMPSLAYQSGRLTNGPTWVETLAARLGVSASPYLEGGTNFAFGGARTGPLGTTPPTPPSLLNQFALFQTSTGESPHRAPCTWFGGGVITLAMRPDRNSQGIVPGRAQP
- a CDS encoding DUF4833 domain-containing protein; this translates as MKKKHNVVTLYLISAFILSLCPSLTAQEYPSIFYISKSDNGNQVHYGIRLAPDCSPQGSNPVYPYWKLENKKTENLLEMEQPAFGIASQSVSGNQVILEINGLKNNGINRLITVKTFRAPNNTCQARAFIKINQTPNPLSRIHVTLASIVRVPGIDIALGGKVKSLTLIDTQQNQETIPCLSNCEFGIQFEEYRTYALYNFTMMYMNENPSFQTFSD
- a CDS encoding CHAT domain-containing protein — translated: MKKSEAEIQVTIQTDDLLLKQLPWQAWDLLSQHYPQAEIAIGPPEYEPPEKWGKIRQHPQVRILVILGSDENISLDEDSKLLDRVREHGATLKSLEQPTLDELKNVLAEPKGWNIIFYAGHSETNDEGKGVLHLNERESITIDDIKEQLEVAIQNGLYLAIFNSCDGLGIAAQLAELRLPQSIVMKEEIDNQMAIDFLKYFLDSFSRNKSLFVSVGNARQHLQKTYDKPEKFPGGHWLPVIVPNPAVPLATWKEFLSESELSLIWRILLIIGGIVGVLGLPLSLLYEFGWDKAIFYAKLYPHIILYPLFMFWAALWLVYKGFTQIINRSARGLQLGILAMLAISVVLLVIEMSGSNMFLLELNKTAQASIDLSTFNKNTIADIQKIPKDILDTQKIFQKDHIVISKAVLEESLSNYIAIKKDDQIPEEQAKGFHQLMEIGLDYLTTWKEQKNWSSLSRVLYGYTFWAITFTGLSFFVLWVQNQDFRKFYNQSRYFEYLVFAQVMVVFWIPFRLYYVVKTKNILFGYTGLQWMKPLEPFVYLVISILFVFTLCQTIRQQHKYRMLIITITIVSIGVSLWIGYGLTDILDRTFFLNTPNIGTWILVPILTGLAIYLFFNYQDK
- a CDS encoding DUF1822 family protein, encoding MSVENEQLTFPVPLGMSDFNFAREFSGQQKNTAKARQVLLNTLAVRAVGFYCCNLLSVETDFENSDSWDSSARILMDVADLEIKGLGKLECRPIQPGEKVCYVPPEVWEDRIAYVIVEIDEKEKMANILGFVKKVEAEQVSLEQLQPLEDLIDVFDSISLQQRIEQIIRIEKLLASDWLESEKVLTASGRSGRSRRISQSSLDSSAMLLNKGKLISIDGRDFALMVDIWQQENEQNKVKVSFELIPVGNIRSLPSGLEFALLAPSGKMLTSATAKQGDNCRRITPIFDLEKLELAKQNGKLYEIKITCNGKTYSESFPSN
- a CDS encoding VWA domain-containing protein; translated protein: MQLYHREVQAFQIPVPWLLGVTVDCTASISNRDFAIAKDQLIKFLVATHLRGRSLPGLPSDFVSVTAFKDRRNIFGPPQPLNVVKMDNESHVAALCQWVNNLRNDGGSTALYDAIKIASSELVAMDSYLPYQYLKLVLAITDGGDNNSNTRLQDLSYFLNSNLCLSVIGVGSSASSQLSSISRYATSTHSIGNFGDLYQAMTISLGVVIERQGLIQL